A genomic segment from Nicotiana sylvestris chromosome 1, ASM39365v2, whole genome shotgun sequence encodes:
- the LOC138870174 gene encoding uncharacterized protein, whose product MALELKGGVVDTVTVKGVDTSTSNGAGVAVDGATSTLNGIDAVTSTLTDDYVCTTIGVSVTLTSFKDKLLESNPMDFAPTIEQEDMLYTTNAMEAKEPMHDPEVNGGGVIKIFFSSEDRQRIYETWKYSIIIKLVGKCMLHHYLKRKIQDLWKPTEDFLLIGLGEDYYIIKFTKKENMDKAIHLGSWFINGHFLSISRWKPNFVARNEKLTTSAVWIRLHQLPMEFYDGKILEKIGNAIGRLLKIDTCTSTTLRGRYARICVEIPLEIPV is encoded by the exons atggccttggaattgaaaggaggtgtggttgatactgtcactgtgaaaggtgtggacacttctacctcaaatggagcaGGTGTGGCTGTAgatggagctacctctaccttaAATGGAATCGATGCGGTTACCTCAACCTTGACTGATGACTACGTCTGCaccacaataggagtgagtgtgaca CTAACATCCTTTAAGGACAAACTGTTGGAATCAAACCCAATGGATTTTGCTCCTACCATAGAACAAGAGGATATGCTCTACACAACAAATGCAATGGAAGCTAAGGAACCTATGCATGACCCAGAAGTTAACGGAGGAGGTgttataaaaattttcttttcatcgGAAGATAGACAACGTATCTATGAGACATGGAAATACTCTATTATAATCAAGCTAGTAGGTAAATGTATGCTACACCATTACCTAAAGAGGAAGATTCAAGATCTATGGAAACCAACGGAAGACTTCTTACTAATTGGTCTTGGAGAAGACTATTATATCATCAAATTCACAAAGAAAGAAAACATGGATAAAGCTATCCACCTAGGTTCATGGTTCATTAATGGCCATTTCCTGTCTATCTCTAGATGGAAGCCAAATTTTGTGGCTAGAAATGAAAAATTAACTACCTCTGCGGTTTGGATTAGGCTGCATCAATTGCCAATGGAATTTTATGATGGCAAAATCCTAGAAAAAATTGGAAATGCAATAGGACGCCTACTGAAAATTGACACATGCACTTCAACAACCCTAAGAGGTCGATATGCAAGGATTTGTGTTGAAATTCCTTTGGAAATCCCAGTCTAA